From Streptomyces yatensis, one genomic window encodes:
- a CDS encoding NAD(P)H-binding protein has product MFVVTGATGNVGGYVVKELAEAGAEVLALTRDPKTARLPEGVRAARTEELPLDGATALFLNPAVAWQVGTEKLLERAKESGVRRIVMLSSSSVLEDVDPQTNPIGARHRALEDEVERTGLEWTFVRPGAFAANALQWVDQIKAGDVVYGPYAGAQMAAIHEADMGAVAARAMLADDLVGQAPELTGPESLSFADQVRVIGEVIGRPLRYEEIPPEAARERMVGEFLTPELADSLLRVFAECVDRPQAISPEVERITGRPGRTFAQWVEDRAADFR; this is encoded by the coding sequence ATGTTCGTGGTGACCGGAGCCACCGGAAACGTCGGCGGTTATGTGGTGAAGGAGCTGGCCGAAGCCGGCGCCGAGGTGCTCGCGCTCACCCGCGACCCCAAAACGGCCCGGCTGCCGGAGGGCGTGCGGGCGGCCCGCACCGAGGAGCTGCCCCTGGACGGCGCCACGGCGCTGTTCCTCAACCCCGCGGTGGCGTGGCAGGTGGGGACCGAGAAGCTCCTGGAGCGGGCCAAGGAGAGTGGTGTACGGCGGATCGTGATGCTCTCCTCGTCCTCCGTCCTGGAGGACGTCGATCCGCAGACGAACCCGATCGGTGCTCGCCACCGTGCACTGGAGGACGAGGTCGAGCGCACGGGGCTGGAGTGGACGTTCGTCCGCCCGGGTGCCTTCGCCGCGAACGCCCTGCAGTGGGTGGACCAGATCAAGGCCGGGGACGTGGTGTACGGGCCGTACGCCGGGGCGCAGATGGCCGCCATCCACGAGGCCGACATGGGCGCGGTCGCCGCCCGTGCCATGCTCGCAGACGACCTGGTCGGCCAGGCGCCCGAGCTGACCGGACCCGAGTCGCTGAGCTTCGCCGATCAGGTGCGCGTCATCGGTGAGGTGATCGGCCGGCCGCTGCGGTACGAGGAGATCCCGCCCGAGGCGGCGCGGGAGCGGATGGTCGGCGAGTTCCTCACGCCGGAGCTGGCGGACTCGCTGCTGCGCGTCTTCGCGGAGTGCGTGGACCGGCCGCAGGCGATCTCGCCGGAGGTGGAGCGCATTACGGGGCGTCCCGGGCGTACGTTCGCGCAGTGGGTGGAGGACCGGGCGGCCGACTTCCGCTGA
- a CDS encoding TetR/AcrR family transcriptional regulator — protein sequence MTTMQGTPKRPRRAPTPEERKQCPERSRRLLMEAARDVFSEKGFAGARVQDIADRAGLNKQLIAYYFGGKEGLYRELTREWLAREATFNDPAVPFEELVVRYLREAFDDPRAIRLAVWRGLTGDEAADEHPEDLSDLRRRQAAGELADDLDPAAVLLMCYAVVSAPATMPHAVRQIFGIDPGSREFQERWEEQLRRIIRHLAA from the coding sequence ATGACGACCATGCAGGGGACGCCCAAGAGGCCCCGCCGCGCCCCCACCCCCGAGGAGCGCAAGCAGTGCCCGGAGCGCTCCCGGCGGCTGCTGATGGAGGCGGCCAGGGACGTGTTCTCCGAGAAGGGGTTCGCGGGCGCCCGCGTCCAGGACATCGCGGACCGGGCGGGCCTCAACAAGCAGCTGATCGCCTACTACTTCGGCGGCAAGGAGGGCCTCTACCGGGAGCTCACCCGCGAGTGGCTGGCGCGCGAGGCGACCTTCAACGACCCCGCGGTCCCCTTCGAGGAACTGGTCGTCCGCTATCTCCGGGAGGCGTTCGACGACCCCCGCGCCATCCGGCTGGCCGTCTGGCGCGGGCTGACCGGCGATGAGGCGGCGGACGAGCATCCCGAGGACCTGTCCGATCTGCGACGCCGGCAGGCGGCGGGCGAGCTGGCCGACGACCTCGACCCGGCCGCCGTGCTGCTGATGTGCTACGCCGTGGTCTCCGCGCCCGCCACGATGCCGCACGCCGTCCGCCAGATCTTCGGCATCGATCCGGGCTCGCGGGAATTCCAGGAGCGGTGGGAGGAGCAGCTGCGCCGCATCATCCGCCATCTGGCGGCGTGA
- a CDS encoding glycoside hydrolase: protein MRRRTLLTAAGTTVLGAALMTGTAWADETIGVDPGTDHGAWEGWGTSLAWWANLFGQRDDFADLFFTTKAVTYGGASLPGLGLNIARYNLGGCSWNSVGGASMVASPNIPRFKQIEGYWHDWNSEDPASSAWHWGADAVQRAALVKAVQRGAVSELFSNSPMWWMCLNHNPSGAADGGNNLQPWNYRQFALYLAATARYAQDHWGVRFATVEAFNEPSSAWWKADGTQEGCHIDAAVQRTVLGHLRTELDARGLTGTRISASDETGYDLARATWGSFDTATRALVDQVNVHGYQGSGGRRDLLYTDVRAAGKKLWNSETGDKDGTGLTLATNLCLDFRWLHPTAWCYWQVMDPSAGWALIHYDPDSARPGAVQTKYYVLAQFTRHIRPGMRILDTGSDHAVAAYDPGARRLVLVAVNPGAAQTLTFDLSRFGQVTGGAGGLVPRWSTHTSGTGDLYTARRDTALDGKRLSVPFAEKSVQTFQIDGVVE from the coding sequence ATGCGGCGCAGAACGCTTCTGACGGCGGCGGGCACCACTGTGCTCGGCGCCGCGCTGATGACCGGCACCGCCTGGGCCGACGAGACCATCGGCGTCGACCCCGGCACCGACCACGGGGCCTGGGAGGGCTGGGGCACCTCGCTCGCCTGGTGGGCCAATCTCTTCGGGCAGCGGGACGACTTCGCCGATCTCTTCTTCACCACCAAGGCCGTGACCTACGGCGGCGCATCGCTGCCCGGCCTCGGGCTGAACATCGCCCGCTACAACCTCGGCGGCTGCTCCTGGAACAGCGTGGGCGGCGCGTCCATGGTGGCCTCGCCCAACATCCCCCGGTTCAAGCAGATCGAGGGCTACTGGCACGACTGGAACAGCGAGGACCCCGCCTCCTCCGCCTGGCACTGGGGCGCCGACGCGGTCCAGCGGGCGGCACTCGTCAAGGCCGTCCAGCGCGGCGCCGTCAGCGAGCTGTTCTCCAATTCGCCCATGTGGTGGATGTGCCTCAATCACAACCCGTCCGGCGCCGCGGACGGCGGCAACAACCTTCAGCCTTGGAACTACCGCCAGTTCGCGCTCTATCTCGCCGCCACCGCCCGCTACGCCCAGGACCACTGGGGCGTCCGCTTCGCCACCGTCGAGGCGTTCAACGAGCCGTCCTCCGCGTGGTGGAAGGCCGACGGCACGCAGGAGGGCTGCCATATCGACGCGGCGGTCCAGCGGACCGTCCTGGGCCACCTCCGTACCGAGCTCGACGCGCGCGGGCTGACCGGCACCCGGATCTCGGCGTCGGACGAGACCGGTTACGACCTGGCCCGCGCCACCTGGGGCTCCTTCGACACGGCCACCCGCGCGCTGGTCGACCAGGTCAACGTCCACGGCTACCAGGGCTCGGGCGGCCGCCGCGATCTGCTGTACACGGATGTGCGTGCGGCCGGTAAGAAGCTCTGGAACTCCGAGACCGGCGACAAGGACGGCACCGGGCTGACCCTGGCCACCAACCTCTGCCTGGACTTCCGCTGGCTGCACCCCACCGCGTGGTGTTACTGGCAAGTGATGGATCCCAGCGCCGGCTGGGCGCTGATCCACTACGACCCGGACTCCGCCCGGCCCGGCGCCGTGCAGACCAAGTACTACGTGCTCGCCCAGTTCACCCGGCACATCCGCCCCGGGATGCGGATCCTGGACACCGGCTCGGACCACGCCGTCGCCGCGTACGACCCGGGCGCGCGGCGGCTCGTGCTCGTCGCCGTCAACCCCGGCGCCGCGCAGACGCTGACCTTCGACCTGTCCCGCTTCGGCCAGGTCACCGGGGGCGCCGGCGGGCTGGTGCCGCGCTGGTCCACCCACACCTCGGGCACCGGCGATCTGTACACCGCGCGCCGGGACACGGCGCTGGACGGCAAGCGGCTGAGCGTTCCGTTCGCCGAGAAGTCGGTGCAGACGTTCCAGATCGACGGGGTGGTGGAGTAG
- the otr(A) gene encoding tetracycline resistance ribosomal protection protein Otr(A), whose product MPSSPRVSRTLNIGVLAHVDAGKTSLTERLLYDTGVIDRLGSVDAGDTQTDTGEIERQRGITVRTAVASLTAGDTQLNLIDTPGHSDFIAEVERALGVLDGAVLVLSAVEGVQAQTRVLMKTLRRLRLPVLLFINKIDRAGARDAGLLADIRRTLAPHLLPLTAVRDLGTRNAHVRSRSLDDPDVRTEAAEVLAELDDAMLARVVDGPLPSAEEVWAALAARTARGQVHPVFFGSALSGQGVGALVEGVARLVPPAPGGTEPRGTVFAVERGGGGARGGDGRSGGGGRGGRGGRTAYLRLFSGEVALRQRVTLHRRGPGGAPTEHTGQITALEVVGAAGAARGPLTAGNIARIKGLPGVRVGDRLGPVRDIPSDRPHFAAPTLQTLVHAREPGAAAASRLHTALLDLADQDPLIHARAMPGGATSVLLYGEVQKEIIAATLVQDYGVEAEFEPSRPVLVERPSGVGEAGREIARSGHTGPWATVGLRVEPTARGAGVVFGYETELGALPRAFHNAIEETVYDTLFHGPRGRSVTDCRVVLVRSGFIGPVSTAADFRDVTPVVLGEALERAGWRVYEPYHAFELELPPETLAAVTAQLAAAEADIGESVDGATGRLLRGEIPARRVHGFEQVLPRLTHGEGVWWSRPCADRPLRAGAAREPRA is encoded by the coding sequence ATGCCCAGCTCTCCACGGGTCTCCAGGACCCTGAACATCGGCGTGCTCGCCCATGTCGACGCCGGTAAGACCAGCCTCACCGAGCGGCTGCTCTACGACACCGGGGTGATCGACCGGCTCGGCAGCGTCGACGCCGGGGACACCCAGACCGACACCGGCGAGATCGAGCGGCAGCGCGGTATCACCGTGCGGACCGCGGTCGCGTCCCTCACCGCCGGGGACACCCAGCTCAACCTGATCGACACCCCCGGCCACTCCGACTTCATCGCCGAGGTCGAACGCGCCCTCGGCGTACTCGACGGCGCGGTGCTCGTGCTGTCCGCCGTCGAGGGCGTCCAGGCGCAGACCCGGGTGCTGATGAAGACGCTGCGGCGGCTGCGGCTTCCGGTGCTGCTCTTCATCAACAAGATCGACCGTGCGGGCGCCCGCGACGCGGGGCTGCTCGCCGACATCCGGCGCACCCTGGCGCCGCATCTCCTCCCCCTGACGGCGGTACGGGACCTGGGCACGCGGAACGCGCACGTCCGCTCGCGCTCCCTCGACGATCCGGACGTGCGCACCGAGGCGGCCGAGGTGCTGGCCGAGCTCGATGACGCGATGCTCGCGCGGGTCGTGGACGGCCCGCTCCCCTCGGCCGAGGAGGTGTGGGCCGCACTGGCGGCCCGTACGGCGCGGGGGCAGGTGCATCCGGTGTTCTTCGGCTCGGCGCTCAGCGGTCAGGGCGTCGGGGCGCTGGTCGAGGGGGTCGCGCGGCTGGTGCCGCCCGCGCCGGGCGGGACGGAGCCGCGGGGCACGGTCTTCGCCGTGGAGCGCGGTGGGGGCGGCGCCCGGGGTGGCGACGGCCGGTCCGGCGGAGGCGGCCGGGGTGGGCGGGGCGGCCGTACGGCGTATCTGCGGCTGTTCTCCGGTGAGGTGGCGTTGCGGCAGCGGGTGACGCTGCACCGCCGCGGGCCCGGCGGCGCGCCGACCGAGCACACCGGGCAGATCACCGCGCTGGAGGTCGTCGGCGCGGCGGGGGCCGCGCGGGGGCCGCTGACCGCCGGGAACATCGCGCGGATCAAGGGGCTGCCCGGGGTCCGGGTCGGCGACCGGCTCGGGCCCGTCCGCGACATCCCCTCGGACCGGCCGCACTTCGCCGCGCCCACCCTCCAGACCCTCGTCCACGCCCGCGAGCCCGGCGCCGCCGCCGCGTCCCGGCTGCACACCGCGCTGCTCGACCTGGCCGACCAGGATCCGCTGATCCACGCGCGGGCGATGCCGGGCGGGGCCACCTCGGTGCTGCTCTACGGCGAGGTGCAGAAGGAGATCATCGCGGCCACGCTGGTCCAGGACTACGGCGTCGAGGCGGAGTTCGAGCCGAGCCGTCCCGTGCTCGTCGAACGCCCCTCGGGGGTCGGCGAGGCCGGTCGTGAGATCGCCCGTTCCGGCCACACCGGGCCGTGGGCCACCGTCGGGCTGCGCGTCGAGCCCACCGCGCGCGGCGCCGGGGTGGTCTTCGGCTACGAGACCGAACTGGGTGCGCTGCCCCGCGCGTTCCACAACGCGATCGAGGAGACCGTGTACGACACGCTGTTCCACGGCCCCCGGGGACGCTCGGTGACGGACTGCCGGGTCGTCCTCGTCCGCTCCGGCTTCATCGGCCCGGTGAGCACCGCGGCCGACTTCCGCGATGTCACCCCCGTGGTGCTCGGGGAGGCGCTGGAGCGGGCGGGGTGGCGGGTGTACGAGCCGTACCACGCCTTCGAGCTGGAGCTCCCGCCCGAGACGCTCGCCGCGGTCACCGCCCAACTCGCCGCCGCCGAGGCGGATATCGGGGAGAGCGTGGACGGTGCCACGGGCCGGCTGCTCCGGGGCGAGATCCCGGCCCGCCGGGTGCACGGTTTCGAGCAGGTGCTGCCCCGGCTGACGCACGGCGAGGGGGTGTGGTGGTCCCGGCCGTGCGCCGACCGGCCGCTGCGCGCCGGGGCGGCGCGCGAACCGCGCGCCTAG
- the ligD gene encoding non-homologous end-joining DNA ligase, whose amino-acid sequence MSPIAEVEGRRITLRNLDKVIHPATGTTKGELLHYLASAADPLLGHLRGRPLAFLRYPDGPDGQKFFTKNPPPGTPSWVTTAEVTRHKGETAEQVLIQDLPSLMWAANLVVEFHAPMWRIDQGVGIADRLVFDLDPGPPATIVDCRVVAVWLRERLADDGLTAYAKTSGSKGLHLLVPVEPTPSRQVTAYARRLALEAANAMPDLVIRKMTRALRPGKVYVDFSQNAAAKTTAAPYTPRAVPEPAVSTPVTWEEVEECRAPAELSFLIDDIPARLERHGDLLAPLLDPGQARPLPTGAGGAGESDGEEDADDAGAVDR is encoded by the coding sequence ATGTCCCCGATCGCGGAGGTGGAGGGGCGGCGGATCACGCTCAGGAACCTCGACAAGGTCATCCATCCGGCCACCGGCACCACAAAGGGCGAGCTGCTGCACTACCTGGCGTCGGCCGCGGACCCGCTCCTCGGCCATCTGCGCGGGCGGCCGCTGGCGTTCCTGCGTTACCCGGACGGCCCCGACGGCCAGAAGTTCTTCACCAAGAACCCGCCTCCGGGCACGCCTTCCTGGGTGACGACGGCCGAGGTCACCCGCCATAAGGGGGAGACCGCGGAGCAGGTGCTGATCCAGGACCTTCCCTCGCTGATGTGGGCGGCCAACCTCGTGGTGGAGTTCCACGCCCCGATGTGGCGGATCGACCAGGGGGTGGGCATCGCCGACCGGCTCGTCTTCGACCTCGACCCCGGGCCGCCCGCCACGATCGTGGACTGCCGCGTCGTCGCCGTATGGCTGCGCGAGCGGCTGGCCGACGACGGCCTCACGGCCTACGCGAAGACCAGCGGCTCCAAGGGGCTGCATCTGCTGGTGCCGGTGGAGCCGACCCCCTCCCGCCAGGTCACCGCCTACGCCAGACGGCTGGCCCTGGAGGCCGCGAACGCCATGCCGGACCTGGTGATCCGCAAGATGACCCGCGCGCTGCGGCCGGGGAAGGTGTACGTGGACTTCAGCCAGAACGCGGCCGCGAAGACCACCGCCGCCCCCTACACCCCCCGCGCCGTCCCCGAACCGGCCGTCTCCACGCCCGTCACCTGGGAGGAGGTCGAGGAGTGCCGGGCCCCGGCGGAGCTGTCCTTCCTGATCGACGACATCCCCGCGCGGCTCGAACGCCACGGGGATCTGCTCGCCCCGCTGCTCGACCCCGGGCAGGCGCGCCCGCTGCCGACGGGCGCGGGCGGTGCCGGGGAAAGCGACGGCGAAGAGGACGCCGACGACGCAGGTGCGGTCGACCGATGA
- a CDS encoding IPT/TIG domain-containing protein: MISSVTPAAGSPGGGTLVTLTGSNFIQPSAVRFGPILATSFTVVSATQITAVAPPGNGTVQITVTTQGGTSNGVAYSYAGAPALTGIFPTTGPASGGTVVTLTGTNLLGATAVRFGAANATSFTVVSATQITAVAPPGSGTVQVTVTGPGGTSNGLAYSYMAAPVPVLSGVSPGQGPPAGGNTVTLTGSGFTGATAVRFGSASASFTVVSATQITAVAPPGSGTVQVTVTGPGGTSNGLAYSYVAVPVPALTSVSPGQGPLVGGNTVTLTGSDLTGVTGVTFGSAPATSFTVASATQITAVAPPGAAGPVQITVTGPGGTSNGVTYFYVGVPTLTGAAPALGPLTGGTTVVLTGTNLLGATAVRFGATPAASFTVDSATQITAVAPPGSGTAQITVVTPGGTSNGVPYTYVVAPSLTSLSPTQGPLDAGTTVTLFGSGLTMTSTVLFGTTPTSFTVVSDTWATAIAPSGAAGPVNVRVTTPGGTSNSLVYTRVAEPGI, translated from the coding sequence GTGATCAGTTCCGTCACTCCCGCCGCCGGTTCGCCCGGCGGCGGGACCCTGGTCACCCTGACCGGGAGCAACTTCATCCAGCCGTCGGCGGTCCGCTTCGGCCCGATCCTGGCCACATCGTTCACCGTCGTCTCCGCCACGCAGATCACGGCGGTGGCGCCGCCGGGGAACGGCACCGTGCAGATCACGGTCACCACGCAGGGCGGCACCAGCAACGGGGTGGCCTACAGCTACGCCGGCGCGCCCGCTCTCACCGGAATCTTCCCCACGACGGGCCCTGCCTCGGGCGGCACGGTCGTCACCCTGACCGGCACCAACCTCCTCGGCGCGACGGCGGTACGGTTCGGGGCCGCCAACGCCACGTCGTTCACCGTCGTCTCCGCCACGCAGATCACGGCGGTGGCGCCGCCGGGTAGCGGCACGGTGCAGGTCACGGTGACGGGCCCGGGTGGCACGAGCAATGGGCTGGCGTACAGCTATATGGCGGCGCCCGTGCCGGTGCTGTCGGGGGTGTCTCCGGGGCAGGGTCCGCCGGCCGGGGGCAATACGGTCACCTTGACCGGGAGTGGCTTTACGGGCGCGACGGCGGTGCGTTTTGGTTCGGCGTCGGCTTCGTTCACGGTGGTGTCGGCCACGCAGATCACGGCGGTGGCGCCGCCGGGTAGCGGCACGGTGCAGGTCACGGTGACGGGGCCGGGTGGCACGAGCAATGGGCTGGCGTACAGCTATGTGGCGGTGCCGGTGCCCGCGCTCACCTCCGTGTCCCCGGGCCAGGGGCCTCTCGTCGGTGGCAACACGGTGACGCTCACCGGTAGCGACCTCACCGGCGTCACCGGCGTCACCTTCGGCTCCGCGCCCGCCACGTCGTTCACCGTCGCCTCGGCCACCCAGATCACCGCGGTCGCCCCGCCGGGGGCCGCCGGGCCGGTGCAGATCACGGTGACCGGGCCGGGCGGCACCAGCAACGGGGTGACGTACTTCTACGTCGGCGTCCCCACCCTCACCGGCGCCGCGCCCGCCCTGGGCCCCCTCACCGGCGGCACCACCGTCGTCCTCACCGGCACCAACCTCCTCGGCGCGACGGCGGTGCGCTTCGGCGCGACGCCCGCGGCCTCGTTCACGGTGGACTCGGCCACCCAGATCACGGCGGTGGCCCCGCCGGGCAGCGGCACCGCGCAGATCACGGTGGTGACGCCCGGCGGCACCAGCAACGGCGTCCCGTACACCTATGTCGTCGCTCCCTCCCTCACCAGCCTGTCGCCGACCCAGGGGCCGCTCGACGCCGGGACCACCGTCACGCTCTTCGGCAGCGGTCTCACCATGACCAGCACGGTGCTGTTCGGCACTACACCCACCTCCTTCACCGTCGTCTCGGACACCTGGGCCACCGCCATCGCCCCGTCCGGGGCCGCCGGTCCGGTGAACGTGCGGGTCACCACGCCCGGCGGCACCAGCAACAGCCTCGTCTACACCCGGGTGGCGGAGCCCGGGATCTAG
- a CDS encoding IPT/TIG domain-containing protein produces MPISPSQGSSAGGTTVVITGTNLAGATAVRFGGKLATITANNATSVTVTTPSGNGVVPVTVTTPGGTSNPLNFYYVGAPFKSSLSTSAGPLAGGNTVTINGTGLSTATAVNFGGNAATPTVVSDSQITAVVPAGAAAGSVGVSVTTAGGSNNGFSYTYVNTPTVTGFTPTSGPPSGGTAVTITGTNLSTTQSVTFGGVAASFNVISDTSLAAVSPPTADGQPGPADIAVTNLAGSATAATPFQYVAGPGI; encoded by the coding sequence ATGCCCATCTCACCCAGTCAGGGATCGTCCGCCGGCGGTACGACCGTCGTCATCACCGGCACCAATCTCGCCGGTGCCACGGCCGTGCGCTTCGGCGGCAAGCTGGCCACCATCACCGCCAACAACGCCACCAGCGTGACGGTCACCACGCCGTCCGGCAACGGGGTGGTGCCGGTCACCGTGACCACGCCGGGCGGCACCAGCAACCCGCTGAACTTCTACTACGTCGGCGCCCCCTTCAAGTCCTCGCTGAGCACCAGCGCCGGGCCGCTCGCCGGCGGCAACACCGTCACCATCAACGGCACCGGACTGTCCACCGCCACCGCCGTGAACTTCGGCGGCAACGCGGCGACGCCGACCGTCGTCTCCGACAGCCAGATCACCGCGGTCGTACCGGCGGGTGCGGCGGCCGGGTCGGTCGGGGTGAGCGTCACCACCGCGGGCGGCAGCAACAACGGCTTCTCCTACACCTATGTGAACACCCCGACGGTCACCGGCTTCACGCCCACCTCGGGCCCGCCCTCCGGCGGCACCGCGGTGACCATCACCGGCACCAACCTGTCCACCACCCAATCGGTGACCTTCGGCGGTGTCGCGGCGTCGTTCAACGTCATCAGCGACACCAGCCTGGCCGCGGTCTCGCCGCCCACCGCGGACGGACAGCCCGGCCCCGCCGACATCGCGGTCACCAACCTGGCCGGCAGCGCCACCGCCGCGACCCCGTTCCAGTACGTGGCCGGTCCCGGCATCTGA
- a CDS encoding Ku protein, whose product MRSIWNGNISFGLVSIPIKMYPATEDHSISFRQIHTRDGGRIRYRKVCELEDSPVESSEIGRAYEDADGALVPITDEDLEALPLPTTHTLEIEAFISAAEIDPLQMGDAYYLGTPGAAGAKPYTLLREALKRSEKVAIAKYAHRGRERLGMLRVVGDTIALHRLLWPDEVREPAGVAPKEKVTVKPAELDLADTLMQTLGEVDLNDLHDEYHEALEELVAAKVSGATPTAEPGERPAGAQVVDLMAALKESVRSAKEARGEEGEGEEATVHELSGRKKAPAKKAPAAAKKTASAKRGGTKAAKTAKAAEEPAGKAAAGKKQAGTKKAAAKKATAKKQAGKRGTRTAS is encoded by the coding sequence ATGCGATCTATCTGGAATGGGAACATTTCCTTCGGCCTGGTGAGCATCCCGATCAAGATGTATCCGGCCACCGAGGACCACTCGATCTCGTTCCGGCAGATCCACACCCGCGACGGCGGCCGCATCCGCTACCGCAAGGTCTGCGAGCTCGAGGACAGTCCGGTCGAGTCGAGCGAGATCGGGCGGGCGTACGAGGACGCGGACGGTGCGCTGGTCCCGATCACCGACGAGGACCTGGAGGCCCTTCCGCTGCCCACCACCCACACCCTGGAGATCGAGGCGTTCATCTCCGCCGCCGAGATCGACCCCCTGCAGATGGGCGACGCCTACTACCTGGGCACCCCCGGCGCCGCCGGGGCCAAGCCGTACACCCTGCTGCGCGAGGCGCTCAAGCGCAGCGAGAAGGTCGCCATCGCCAAATACGCCCACCGCGGCCGCGAGCGGCTGGGGATGCTCCGCGTCGTGGGCGACACCATCGCGCTGCACCGGCTGCTCTGGCCGGACGAGGTGCGCGAGCCCGCGGGGGTGGCCCCCAAGGAGAAGGTGACCGTCAAGCCGGCCGAACTGGACCTCGCCGACACCCTGATGCAGACGCTCGGCGAGGTGGATCTGAACGATCTGCACGACGAGTACCACGAGGCGCTGGAGGAGCTGGTGGCGGCGAAGGTGTCCGGCGCCACGCCCACCGCCGAGCCCGGCGAGCGGCCCGCGGGCGCGCAGGTGGTCGACTTGATGGCGGCGCTGAAGGAGAGCGTCCGCAGCGCCAAGGAGGCGCGGGGCGAGGAGGGGGAGGGAGAGGAGGCGACGGTCCACGAGCTGAGCGGGCGCAAGAAGGCACCGGCGAAGAAGGCGCCCGCGGCGGCGAAGAAGACGGCGTCGGCGAAGCGGGGTGGGACGAAGGCGGCGAAGACCGCCAAGGCGGCGGAGGAGCCTGCGGGGAAGGCCGCGGCCGGGAAGAAGCAGGCGGGTACGAAGAAGGCCGCGGCCAAGAAGGCCACCGCGAAGAAGCAGGCGGGTAAGCGCGGCACGCGGACCGCCTCCTGA